In Pedobacter africanus, a single window of DNA contains:
- a CDS encoding ATP-binding protein: MSAFLKDMIRTVFLFFSLIALSPDSSAQDWKMRKNKIEMDSLALVVRSNASDSIRARASYLLSSRLMGTDKAKSRYYLEKGKLLSGKNAFLQALYLYYQAQCYMIVDDKRASDTYEKARIALLPFNTKQAYLFQAGALSGRVLASENLDNRLYVELLIHKVLPLVEKSDDSTMIAQYNYRIATYFMLEKQYRTGAAYFKRAAKLLRGRPADFRTFLMAYLWAVSNHIAIDEFEEAREMLEELDAILWPYPSWTKGAHYYYNESLYNDNERFGKTLDALLKKWEASGHRKGDAIKRLLLSKKYDMLIEARYYELAKFFLEDMLQSKLFYADAESRKIIYDQLVKANSGLGMMDQAYYWSKAYSKLNDSIHAGRLEERLSEMEIKYRNAENQQKIIQLEAENERALLYSKNTRLVILSLVITIMLILVLAAFGFYYYRNRSKLMTTHAMLEGEERERERVARELHDGLGGMLAGVKIKLSAWGANQEVKNGNSEFNRIVSELDNSVKELRHISRNLMPESLLRFGLETALKDLCESVMTEKQYIDFQSFQIESSLPLQTQLNVYRIVQELLNNAIRHSGASHIIIQCSQNQDTFFITVEDNGSGFDAEVDAKGLGLANVKKRVDFMKGKVQVESVMGNGTTIHIELNTKHKKAPLIFK; this comes from the coding sequence ATGTCTGCATTTTTAAAGGATATGATCAGAACAGTCTTCCTATTTTTTTCTTTAATTGCCCTTAGCCCTGATTCCAGTGCCCAGGACTGGAAAATGAGAAAGAACAAAATTGAAATGGACAGTCTTGCACTTGTTGTCAGATCAAATGCGTCAGATAGTATTAGGGCAAGGGCAAGCTATTTGCTTTCTTCCAGATTGATGGGAACGGATAAAGCCAAAAGCAGGTATTACCTGGAGAAAGGGAAATTGCTTTCAGGGAAAAATGCTTTTTTGCAGGCACTATATCTGTATTACCAGGCACAGTGTTATATGATAGTGGATGATAAACGGGCCTCTGATACTTATGAGAAAGCCAGAATAGCCTTATTGCCGTTTAATACCAAGCAAGCGTACCTTTTTCAGGCGGGTGCCTTGTCCGGTCGGGTACTGGCATCTGAAAATCTGGACAACCGATTGTATGTTGAGCTACTGATACATAAGGTGTTACCACTGGTTGAAAAGAGCGATGACTCTACCATGATTGCGCAGTACAATTACAGGATTGCTACCTATTTTATGCTGGAAAAACAGTATAGGACGGGAGCGGCATATTTTAAGCGTGCCGCGAAATTGCTGAGGGGCAGGCCAGCTGACTTTCGTACTTTTTTGATGGCCTATTTATGGGCGGTAAGCAATCACATCGCTATTGATGAGTTTGAAGAAGCCAGAGAGATGCTGGAAGAGCTTGACGCTATACTTTGGCCGTATCCATCCTGGACCAAAGGGGCTCATTATTATTACAATGAGTCTTTATATAACGATAACGAACGGTTTGGAAAGACACTGGATGCCCTTTTAAAAAAGTGGGAAGCCAGCGGGCACAGAAAAGGGGATGCTATAAAGCGTTTGTTGCTTTCCAAAAAATACGATATGTTGATTGAGGCAAGGTATTATGAACTCGCAAAGTTTTTTTTGGAAGACATGCTGCAATCCAAACTATTTTATGCCGATGCGGAGAGTAGAAAAATCATATACGACCAATTGGTAAAAGCAAATTCTGGTCTGGGTATGATGGATCAGGCTTATTACTGGTCGAAGGCCTACAGTAAACTGAACGACAGCATACACGCAGGCAGACTCGAAGAGCGACTTAGCGAGATGGAGATCAAGTACAGAAATGCCGAAAATCAACAGAAGATTATACAGCTGGAGGCAGAAAATGAAAGGGCATTACTGTATTCAAAGAATACGAGGCTGGTTATTTTGTCACTTGTGATCACCATAATGCTGATTCTGGTACTGGCTGCTTTTGGGTTTTATTATTACAGGAACAGGTCAAAGCTGATGACAACTCATGCGATGCTGGAAGGAGAGGAAAGAGAACGGGAAAGGGTAGCAAGGGAATTACATGATGGGCTCGGGGGGATGCTTGCAGGTGTAAAGATTAAGTTATCGGCCTGGGGCGCGAATCAGGAGGTAAAAAATGGAAATTCCGAATTTAACAGGATTGTATCAGAACTTGATAATTCTGTGAAGGAACTTAGGCATATATCGCGTAACCTGATGCCCGAAAGTTTGTTGCGCTTTGGCTTGGAGACCGCATTAAAGGATCTTTGTGAATCTGTGATGACAGAAAAGCAGTATATCGATTTTCAGTCCTTCCAGATCGAGTCCAGTCTGCCCCTGCAAACCCAGCTGAATGTATACAGGATTGTGCAGGAGCTGTTAAACAATGCTATCCGGCATTCGGGGGCCAGTCATATCATTATTCAGTGCAGTCAGAACCAGGATACCTTTTTCATTACAGTGGAAGACAATGGGAGCGGCTTTGATGCAGAGGTCGATGCCAAAGGATTGGGCTTGGCAAATGTAAAAAAGCGTGTAGACTTTATGAAAGGAAAAGTGCAGGTAGAGTCGGTGATGGGTAATGGAACTACAATTCATATTGAATTAAATACAAAGCATAAAAAAGCACCACTTATATTTAAGTGA
- a CDS encoding response regulator transcription factor — MYLPKTLAIVDDHPIVIQGLQMLLINNKDIEVGGCFTTGAEFMSFLKEHKVDVVLLDVMLPDCNGLDLCKEIKLVSPETSVLALSNHSERSMVMQMLQNGASGYLLKNAAVEELLDCIYESLKGEVAFSKAVKEIIARPSANDLKGIPQLTRREKEILQLIAEGKTTAVMAKELFVSPLTIETHRRNLLQKFEVKNVALLIKVAGQQGLLQSL; from the coding sequence ATGTATCTACCTAAAACACTTGCTATTGTAGACGACCATCCGATTGTGATCCAGGGCCTGCAAATGCTGCTGATCAATAATAAAGACATTGAGGTAGGCGGCTGTTTTACTACGGGCGCAGAATTTATGTCTTTTTTAAAGGAGCATAAAGTTGATGTGGTATTGCTGGATGTAATGCTGCCAGATTGTAATGGACTGGACCTTTGCAAGGAGATTAAACTGGTTTCGCCTGAAACGAGCGTACTCGCTTTAAGTAATCACAGTGAGCGCAGCATGGTGATGCAGATGCTGCAAAACGGGGCCAGTGGTTACCTGCTTAAAAACGCTGCTGTTGAAGAATTGCTGGATTGTATTTATGAATCGCTCAAAGGCGAGGTTGCGTTCAGTAAAGCCGTTAAAGAAATCATAGCCCGTCCGTCTGCAAATGATCTGAAGGGTATTCCTCAGCTTACCAGGCGCGAAAAAGAGATCCTGCAGTTGATTGCAGAGGGTAAGACTACGGCGGTTATGGCGAAAGAGCTTTTTGTAAGTCCCTTAACTATAGAAACCCATCGCAGAAATTTGCTGCAAAAGTTCGAAGTGAAGAATGTCGCTTTGCTGATTAAAGTAGCAGGACAACAGGGATTGCTGCAATCCCTGTAA
- a CDS encoding Dabb family protein, with the protein MIAHHVLFWLKADTSADQKAAFRKGLQSLEQIEVVKTFHIGTPAPIERAVVDTTYTFSLLLFFENLAAHDVYQVHEIHKAFLDEFRVLFEKVIIYDAVS; encoded by the coding sequence ATGATAGCACATCACGTTTTATTCTGGCTAAAAGCAGATACATCAGCAGATCAGAAAGCAGCTTTCCGCAAAGGGTTGCAGTCGTTAGAGCAAATAGAGGTAGTTAAAACTTTTCATATCGGTACACCGGCACCTATTGAGCGTGCGGTGGTAGATACTACCTATACTTTCTCCCTGTTGTTGTTTTTCGAAAACCTTGCTGCGCATGATGTTTACCAGGTGCACGAAATTCATAAGGCATTTCTGGATGAGTTCAGGGTACTTTTCGAAAAGGTAATTATCTATGATGCCGTATCATAA
- a CDS encoding DUF2784 domain-containing protein — translation MYQLYDIFFTLLHLLIVGFNLLGWIWKRTRRLHFILVLLTAASWLVLGIWYGLGYCPVTDWQWQVKEHLGETGLPNSFIKYYADKITGQDVPAGFIDLATSICFAIAAFLSVYLNFIRKKNPGDNYRQITN, via the coding sequence ATGTACCAGTTGTACGATATCTTCTTTACCCTTTTGCACCTGTTGATTGTGGGCTTTAACCTGCTCGGCTGGATCTGGAAAAGGACAAGAAGACTTCATTTTATACTCGTGCTGCTTACAGCAGCATCCTGGCTTGTTCTGGGCATCTGGTATGGCTTGGGTTATTGCCCGGTCACAGATTGGCAATGGCAGGTTAAAGAACATCTGGGCGAGACCGGCCTGCCAAACTCATTTATCAAGTATTACGCAGATAAAATAACAGGTCAGGATGTGCCGGCGGGTTTTATTGACCTGGCAACCTCGATCTGCTTTGCCATTGCGGCTTTCCTGTCTGTGTATTTGAATTTTATAAGAAAGAAAAACCCCGGGGACAATTACAGGCAAATAACAAACTGA
- a CDS encoding GNAT family N-acetyltransferase — protein sequence MIRQAQPEDAGAIAPLIVLAMDSLAAKFTNSAESAETLALFEKFAGLPANQYSYENVLVYVDEAGISGMISAYDGARLELLRAPFLEHISGTYGFTEIPEQETQEGEYYIDCVSVSPGTQGKGIGRELIKALLEHAAKTGHKKVGLLVSKENPRAEKLYSGLGFLTVKERGFMGGDYFHMQCAV from the coding sequence ATGATAAGACAAGCACAACCCGAAGATGCAGGGGCTATAGCCCCTTTAATTGTGTTGGCCATGGACAGCCTGGCAGCAAAGTTTACGAACAGCGCTGAATCGGCCGAGACCCTTGCCCTGTTTGAAAAATTTGCAGGATTGCCCGCAAACCAGTACAGTTATGAAAATGTACTGGTATATGTTGATGAAGCAGGGATCAGTGGAATGATCAGTGCATACGATGGAGCTCGTCTGGAACTGCTCAGAGCACCTTTCCTTGAACACATTTCCGGAACCTATGGTTTTACCGAAATTCCTGAACAGGAAACACAGGAAGGTGAATATTACATTGATTGTGTAAGCGTATCGCCGGGCACACAAGGAAAAGGTATCGGCAGGGAACTGATTAAAGCCTTGCTGGAACATGCCGCTAAGACTGGTCATAAAAAAGTAGGTTTACTGGTCAGTAAAGAAAACCCCAGGGCAGAAAAGCTATACTCGGGCCTTGGTTTCCTTACCGTAAAGGAAAGGGGATTTATGGGCGGAGATTATTTTCATATGCAATGTGCCGTCTAG
- a CDS encoding helix-turn-helix domain-containing protein, giving the protein MNNYFKYLPLSDDDAKWGLHILNAGYNRINPGTPYPASGHPSDHQFDWDKGRILEEYQLIYITRGKGVFESRNCRQTRVHEGMVILLFPREWHRFKPDEHTGWDEFWVGFNGDIIRNIVRNDFVSPDQSVLAIGIHEQLIALFTSIIEKTKAEQPGYQPLVAGMVLHLLGDIYHRKRQEHLSRQNISEALVNKAMALLRGQVNKNVNMDAIAAELQVSYSWLRKAFKAFTGIAPHQYLLQLKIEHARNLLAGTRKPVKEIAFELGFESAFYFSRLFKLKTNSSPENYRKRMNSF; this is encoded by the coding sequence ATGAATAACTATTTTAAATACCTTCCTTTAAGCGACGACGATGCCAAATGGGGCCTTCATATACTGAATGCCGGCTATAACCGCATAAACCCCGGCACCCCCTATCCTGCCTCCGGTCACCCTTCAGACCATCAGTTCGACTGGGATAAGGGCAGGATACTCGAAGAATACCAGCTCATTTACATTACCCGGGGTAAGGGTGTTTTCGAATCCCGGAACTGCAGACAGACAAGGGTGCATGAAGGAATGGTCATCCTGCTCTTTCCCCGGGAATGGCACAGGTTTAAGCCGGATGAACATACGGGTTGGGATGAATTCTGGGTAGGTTTTAACGGGGATATTATCCGCAACATTGTCAGAAATGATTTTGTATCTCCCGACCAGAGCGTTCTGGCTATCGGGATTCATGAGCAGCTCATTGCACTTTTTACCAGCATCATAGAAAAAACCAAGGCAGAACAACCTGGTTACCAGCCACTGGTTGCAGGTATGGTGCTGCATCTGCTGGGCGATATCTATCACCGGAAAAGACAGGAACACCTGAGCAGGCAAAACATCTCCGAAGCCCTGGTCAACAAAGCAATGGCCTTGCTCAGGGGACAGGTAAATAAGAACGTGAACATGGATGCAATTGCTGCAGAACTACAGGTGAGCTATTCCTGGCTGCGAAAGGCATTTAAAGCGTTTACCGGAATTGCCCCTCACCAGTATCTGCTGCAGCTTAAAATAGAGCATGCCAGGAACCTGCTGGCAGGCACCCGAAAGCCGGTAAAAGAGATCGCTTTCGAACTGGGCTTTGAGTCTGCCTTTTATTTTTCCAGGCTCTTTAAACTTAAAACCAACAGTTCACCTGAAAACTACCGCAAACGGATGAACAGTTTCTAG
- a CDS encoding arabinose isomerase, translating to MMNNEMASALKIGLFGIGLDTYWPQFEGLKDRLEGQLDIVEKRLSAIHPDIVNAGLVDSADKAFEAGKLFKKADVDVIFLYVSTYALSATVLPVVQRAKVPVVILNLSPDNAIDYEAFNAMNDRTRMTGEWLAYCSACPVPELANVFNRVGIRFHQITGMLHDDPECWNEIKEWVEAARVASIMSYNRMGCMGHYYSGMLDIYSDLTLQYACFGGHIELLEVEELAALRKQVNTAEVQARLALFAEVFDVQPDCAEEELQKAAITSLALDKLVELHQLGSMAYYYKGTGNPENEEAISSIILGNSLLTARGIPVAGEYEIKNAQAMKIMDAFGAGGSFTEYYAMDFAADVVLMGHDGPGHIAIAEGKTKVRPLGVYHGKVGKGLSVEMSVKNGPVTLLSVVEQKGGRLMLLVAEAEAVAGPILQIGNTNSRYRFAIGARNFVNKWNSYGPAHHCAIGVGHISSKIEKLGQLLNMDVVKVC from the coding sequence ATGATGAATAATGAAATGGCTTCAGCACTTAAAATTGGTTTGTTTGGCATAGGGCTGGATACCTACTGGCCACAATTTGAAGGATTAAAGGATCGTTTGGAAGGACAGCTCGATATTGTGGAAAAGCGTCTTTCTGCTATTCACCCTGACATTGTAAATGCTGGATTGGTAGACAGTGCAGATAAAGCGTTTGAAGCGGGTAAGTTATTCAAAAAGGCAGACGTAGATGTGATCTTTTTATACGTAAGCACCTATGCTTTATCGGCTACCGTACTGCCGGTTGTGCAACGTGCAAAGGTACCGGTAGTTATCCTTAATCTTAGTCCGGATAATGCTATTGATTATGAAGCTTTTAATGCAATGAACGACAGGACGAGGATGACCGGGGAATGGCTGGCTTATTGTTCGGCCTGTCCGGTACCAGAGCTTGCCAATGTATTTAACCGGGTAGGCATTAGGTTTCATCAGATTACAGGTATGTTGCATGACGATCCTGAATGCTGGAATGAAATTAAAGAATGGGTAGAAGCTGCCAGAGTAGCCAGTATTATGAGCTATAACCGCATGGGCTGTATGGGACATTATTACAGCGGCATGCTGGATATTTATTCCGATCTGACACTACAATATGCCTGTTTTGGCGGGCATATTGAATTGCTGGAAGTAGAAGAGCTTGCCGCGCTGAGAAAGCAGGTAAATACAGCAGAGGTACAAGCCAGGCTTGCACTTTTTGCCGAAGTTTTTGATGTTCAGCCGGATTGTGCGGAAGAGGAACTGCAGAAAGCGGCCATCACCTCTTTGGCCCTCGATAAGCTGGTAGAACTGCATCAGTTGGGTTCTATGGCCTATTATTACAAAGGGACAGGAAACCCCGAAAATGAAGAAGCCATCAGTTCCATTATCCTGGGTAATTCTCTTTTAACGGCCCGGGGCATCCCTGTTGCGGGCGAATATGAAATTAAAAATGCCCAGGCGATGAAAATTATGGATGCTTTTGGTGCAGGAGGTTCATTTACTGAATATTATGCTATGGATTTTGCAGCTGATGTGGTATTGATGGGGCATGATGGTCCGGGGCATATTGCGATTGCGGAGGGCAAAACCAAAGTGCGGCCGCTTGGCGTTTATCATGGTAAGGTAGGAAAAGGGCTGTCTGTGGAAATGTCGGTAAAAAATGGTCCTGTGACCTTGTTATCGGTAGTGGAGCAGAAAGGAGGCCGATTGATGCTTCTGGTTGCTGAGGCTGAAGCGGTAGCCGGACCGATCCTGCAGATTGGCAATACCAATAGCCGGTACAGGTTTGCAATCGGGGCCAGGAATTTCGTTAACAAATGGAACAGCTACGGCCCTGCACACCATTGTGCAATAGGTGTGGGACATATCAGCTCAAAAATTGAAAAGCTGGGGCAATTGTTAAATATGGATGTGGTAAAGGTTTGCTAG
- a CDS encoding gamma-glutamyltransferase family protein yields the protein MKYLFTLWIAGICSLSLSAQQTQKPVLHGRNWMAITGKPLAATAGAMIFQQGGNAVDASCAMLAATCTMWDTLSWGGETQVLIYNPKTRKVIAINAMGVAPTGATATFFKNKGYGFPPEFGPLAATTPGTPGGLIYMLVNYGTMSLKQVLAPAMEMAAGYPIEAQAANTIERQKNLIAEWPYSKKVFLTHPGEKRAAPEAGEIFVQKDLLATLNKMVAAEQQALKQGKTRKEALMAAYDRFYKGDIAQEFVRGCQEQGGLITMQDLEKWKPLEEEPLTVNYKGIDVYKLQQWTQGPVLLQALNILENFDLKSMGYNSTRYIHTLYQAMNLSFADRDFYYGDPYTAPEEPVKGLLSKAYAKERAGLIQFEKNNPDVGPGDPYPYEGKVNPYLALLKSRGFEQDTGKRNFAPKHDMGLNLPDEAYMDRLWRGTTSIEAADKEGWVVSVTPSGGWLPACIAGNTGIGMSQRMQSFVLDSTINPFNVVAPGKRPRVTLSPSLALKDGKPFLASAVQGGDTQDQNLLQFFLNVAEFGMNVQQAAEAANFNTNQLWLSLGGTTMNDRKPKAGQLLLNNSTSDAVRTELKKMGYTLSFDERTSGPINAIYFDWKHHSLWGGSSNHGEDYGIAW from the coding sequence ATGAAATATTTGTTCACTTTATGGATTGCAGGGATTTGTAGCTTATCCCTGTCAGCCCAGCAAACCCAGAAGCCGGTTTTGCACGGGCGCAACTGGATGGCCATTACCGGAAAGCCACTGGCTGCAACTGCTGGGGCAATGATTTTTCAACAGGGTGGAAATGCTGTTGATGCCTCCTGTGCTATGCTTGCTGCCACCTGCACCATGTGGGATACCTTAAGCTGGGGTGGAGAAACACAAGTGTTGATCTATAATCCAAAAACCAGGAAAGTGATAGCCATCAATGCGATGGGAGTAGCACCAACCGGCGCTACAGCAACATTCTTTAAAAACAAAGGTTATGGTTTCCCTCCTGAATTTGGTCCGCTTGCTGCTACTACACCGGGAACACCGGGCGGACTGATATACATGCTGGTCAATTATGGAACAATGAGCCTGAAACAGGTGCTGGCACCGGCCATGGAAATGGCTGCAGGATATCCTATTGAAGCACAGGCCGCCAATACCATTGAGCGCCAGAAAAATTTAATTGCAGAATGGCCCTACAGCAAGAAGGTCTTTTTGACCCATCCCGGAGAAAAGAGAGCAGCTCCTGAGGCAGGCGAAATCTTTGTGCAGAAGGACTTGCTGGCTACCTTAAACAAAATGGTAGCCGCGGAGCAGCAGGCATTGAAGCAGGGTAAAACCAGAAAAGAAGCATTAATGGCGGCCTATGACCGTTTTTATAAAGGAGATATTGCACAAGAATTTGTACGGGGCTGCCAGGAACAAGGCGGACTGATCACGATGCAGGATCTCGAAAAATGGAAACCTCTGGAAGAAGAACCACTCACGGTAAATTACAAAGGCATAGATGTTTATAAATTGCAGCAATGGACGCAGGGACCAGTGCTGTTGCAGGCACTGAATATTCTGGAGAATTTTGACCTTAAATCGATGGGCTATAACAGTACCAGGTATATCCATACCTTGTACCAGGCGATGAACCTTTCTTTTGCAGACCGTGATTTTTATTATGGCGACCCTTATACTGCACCCGAGGAACCGGTTAAGGGTTTACTGAGCAAAGCCTATGCAAAGGAGCGGGCCGGATTGATACAATTCGAAAAAAATAATCCTGATGTCGGCCCGGGTGATCCTTATCCGTATGAAGGCAAGGTAAATCCGTACCTGGCATTACTTAAAAGCAGGGGATTTGAACAGGACACCGGGAAAAGGAATTTTGCACCCAAGCACGATATGGGACTGAATTTGCCGGATGAGGCATACATGGACAGGCTGTGGCGGGGGACGACTTCGATAGAAGCGGCCGATAAAGAAGGATGGGTAGTTTCTGTTACGCCCAGCGGAGGCTGGCTGCCTGCCTGTATCGCAGGTAACACCGGGATAGGAATGAGCCAGCGCATGCAGAGTTTTGTACTGGATTCAACTATAAATCCCTTTAATGTAGTTGCACCCGGTAAACGGCCAAGAGTGACTTTATCGCCCTCACTGGCTTTGAAGGATGGTAAACCCTTCCTTGCATCGGCAGTTCAGGGGGGCGACACCCAGGACCAAAACCTGCTGCAGTTCTTTTTAAATGTAGCAGAGTTTGGGATGAATGTACAACAGGCGGCAGAGGCGGCCAATTTCAATACCAATCAACTCTGGCTTTCGTTGGGGGGTACAACAATGAACGACAGGAAGCCTAAAGCAGGTCAATTACTGCTAAACAACTCAACAAGTGATGCTGTGCGCACTGAACTCAAAAAAATGGGTTACACCTTAAGTTTTGATGAGCGCACCAGCGGGCCTATCAACGCTATTTATTTCGATTGGAAACATCATTCTTTATGGGGAGGTTCCAGTAACCATGGCGAAGATTACGGTATAGCCTGGTGA
- a CDS encoding MFS transporter yields the protein MSTTKVLSQQHQGISTLLAFALLPLSGFATDIYIPSLPSMAATLHVSSLQVQLTLSLFLISYGISQLFIGSVLDSFGRYRLSLICLVIFAAASIIIANTHNIYLIYLMRIIHGFTVGTIIVAKRAYFVDLFSGDQLKHYLSLFSIIWSTGPIVAPFIGGYLQTAFGWESNFYFLALLAIVLAILEFIYSGETLNHFSEFSLKKIACTYLKMIKTLSFSLGIVMLGLAYTMVMIYNMTGPFIVEHHLHFTPVVAGYSSLVLGFAWMVGGFIGKATLNRPFFKKMSTNLLLQVIFVLMMLISIQFISSLYTLVLFAFLIHVTAGYIFNNYFTFCLGQFPKNAGIASGLTGGITYVIVSFLSYSIISVLPAKDEHHLAESYLILTVLSALIMFTIYRMSKKPDHQAIP from the coding sequence TTGAGCACTACAAAAGTATTATCGCAACAGCACCAGGGCATTTCTACCCTGCTCGCATTTGCCCTCTTACCCCTATCTGGCTTCGCTACAGACATTTATATCCCTTCGCTGCCTAGCATGGCTGCTACCCTGCATGTAAGCAGCCTTCAGGTACAGCTTACATTGAGTTTATTTTTAATCAGCTATGGCATTTCACAACTGTTTATCGGCAGTGTGCTCGACAGTTTTGGCCGTTATCGCTTAAGCCTCATCTGTCTTGTTATTTTCGCCGCAGCCAGCATTATTATTGCCAATACGCATAATATTTACCTGATCTACCTCATGAGGATCATTCATGGCTTTACCGTAGGCACCATTATAGTAGCTAAAAGAGCGTATTTTGTAGATCTTTTTAGCGGCGATCAGTTAAAGCACTACCTGAGCCTTTTTTCTATCATATGGTCTACCGGCCCCATTGTTGCCCCTTTTATTGGCGGTTACCTGCAAACCGCATTTGGATGGGAGTCTAATTTCTACTTTCTGGCTTTACTGGCTATTGTACTGGCCATACTGGAATTCATTTATAGTGGCGAGACCCTAAACCATTTCTCGGAATTTTCATTAAAGAAAATTGCCTGTACCTATCTTAAAATGATCAAAACGTTAAGCTTTAGTTTAGGCATCGTGATGCTTGGCCTGGCCTACACCATGGTAATGATCTATAACATGACAGGCCCTTTTATTGTGGAGCACCACCTGCATTTTACACCGGTGGTAGCTGGCTACAGTTCGCTGGTATTGGGTTTTGCATGGATGGTAGGTGGTTTTATTGGTAAAGCTACCCTTAACCGTCCTTTCTTTAAAAAGATGAGCACCAACCTGCTATTACAGGTAATATTTGTATTGATGATGCTGATCAGTATCCAGTTTATTTCCAGCCTTTATACTTTGGTTCTATTTGCTTTTCTGATCCACGTTACTGCAGGTTATATTTTTAACAACTACTTTACCTTCTGCCTTGGCCAGTTTCCTAAAAATGCCGGAATAGCCAGTGGCCTAACCGGAGGCATCACCTATGTAATCGTATCTTTTTTAAGTTACAGCATCATTTCGGTTTTGCCGGCAAAAGATGAGCATCATCTTGCCGAAAGCTACCTGATCCTGACGGTGCTTTCTGCACTGATTATGTTTACAATCTACAGAATGAGTAAAAAACCAGATCACCAGGCTATACCGTAA
- a CDS encoding sugar phosphate isomerase/epimerase family protein: protein MNPTITRKDFIRYSLIAAAALPASFPAFGGPVKKGLPSNKLSISIFSKNLHWLNYKDMAKLAAKMGFDGIDLTVRPKGHVLPEKVKTDLPLAVEAIRNEGLEVFTMTTDIKAADEKHTIDILKTASALGIKNYRMGWYPYPDDGDPAASIAQFKKQLAALAVLNERYNIHGDYQNHTGLFGGSLWDLWLAIKDLDPKWIGCQFDVRHATVDGAKAWPNGFKLLHKHIGSMPIKDFYWAKENEKWVPRNVSLGEGMVDFKQYFQLLKKYNIIKPISLHYEYPLGGAESGATKLSISEQEVIRYMEADLKTLKSWLA, encoded by the coding sequence ATGAATCCAACTATTACCCGTAAAGATTTCATCAGGTATTCGCTTATAGCCGCGGCAGCTTTACCAGCATCTTTCCCTGCTTTTGGCGGCCCGGTTAAAAAAGGCCTACCCAGCAATAAGCTGAGCATCAGCATATTTTCCAAAAACCTGCATTGGCTAAACTATAAAGATATGGCAAAGCTTGCGGCAAAAATGGGCTTTGACGGGATAGACCTTACCGTTAGGCCCAAAGGCCATGTATTGCCTGAAAAGGTAAAAACCGACCTGCCGCTGGCTGTTGAAGCCATAAGAAATGAAGGCCTGGAAGTCTTTACCATGACAACAGATATCAAGGCTGCAGATGAAAAACACACCATAGACATTTTAAAAACTGCCTCAGCGCTGGGTATAAAAAACTACAGAATGGGCTGGTATCCTTATCCGGATGACGGAGATCCCGCAGCCAGTATAGCGCAGTTTAAAAAACAGCTGGCAGCACTTGCTGTGCTGAATGAACGCTACAACATTCATGGCGACTACCAAAACCATACCGGTTTGTTTGGCGGCTCACTCTGGGACCTGTGGCTGGCCATTAAAGACCTGGACCCAAAATGGATTGGCTGCCAGTTTGATGTAAGACATGCAACCGTAGACGGTGCCAAAGCATGGCCAAACGGGTTTAAGCTTTTGCACAAACATATAGGTTCTATGCCCATCAAAGATTTTTACTGGGCAAAGGAAAATGAAAAATGGGTTCCCCGGAATGTTTCCCTCGGTGAGGGTATGGTCGATTTCAAACAGTATTTTCAGCTCCTGAAAAAATACAACATTATAAAGCCCATATCCCTGCATTACGAATATCCGTTGGGAGGTGCGGAGTCTGGTGCTACGAAACTCTCGATATCAGAACAGGAAGTGATCAGGTATATGGAAGCCGACCTGAAAACACTAAAATCCTGGCTGGCTTAA
- a CDS encoding DUF4268 domain-containing protein, whose translation MYSKDQASQLRQTFWTTFGQYIAPQPSAEGLKINWVNYKTGIKHVFFKMQADGRSADIAIEIAHPDTGMQELVFEQFKAYRKLLELQLGEAWSWELHVTGENGKTVSRICQKIEGVSIFRKEDWPALISFFKPRIIALDEFWSDAKYGFELFN comes from the coding sequence TTGTACTCAAAAGATCAGGCTTCACAACTCAGACAAACATTCTGGACTACATTTGGGCAGTATATCGCGCCACAGCCTTCGGCAGAGGGGCTAAAGATAAACTGGGTCAATTACAAGACCGGGATCAAACATGTTTTTTTTAAAATGCAGGCCGATGGCCGCAGTGCTGATATTGCTATAGAAATTGCCCATCCAGATACCGGTATGCAGGAACTTGTTTTTGAGCAATTTAAAGCATACCGGAAGCTGCTGGAGCTCCAGCTTGGAGAAGCGTGGAGCTGGGAACTGCACGTAACCGGAGAAAATGGAAAAACGGTAAGCAGGATCTGCCAGAAAATCGAAGGCGTAAGTATTTTTAGAAAAGAAGACTGGCCCGCGCTTATTTCTTTTTTTAAGCCGCGAATCATTGCGCTGGATGAATTTTGGAGCGACGCAAAATATGGCTTTGAATTGTTTAATTAA